Proteins encoded in a region of the Osmerus mordax isolate fOsmMor3 chromosome 17, fOsmMor3.pri, whole genome shotgun sequence genome:
- the LOC136960183 gene encoding serine protease FAM111A-like yields MAQKKNQEHLKDKFKALDLQGKESNCFKYQYGKEKSTHEIYCPTPCTVLEGLSETMTSHTPKNEELVIKRQGLKNAMIATHFPSHLIDKGETLKIETVSKTEETAAETRPQIHPKEKYVTFLIDTEGGKNALSKQLLKNPKLKKHGPFCVYGLRGEKLREALTRDGRFMAIVMTEKCKLMDKDNVSILTRQLVDRLDGRHFQITLDRKKNEGNNGDGSSENPRMMSVQETSQCNGPDEENTDDDLLKLQMCLKNEDFGKVSQSFSEVFRLQNLINFGKSVCKIDVGGAACGTGFVLFHNYVLTNAHLFENPCARSKMQLSVEVKCIFNYVRPTGEDVFEIHAKKELIDHQHNPDPCKRALDYAILELDLETLKPNDRKLPPGLLCKYGPVPERGEACLVGHPYGGVQRLDPTCIIPRENREKSIESVLMIKVNKDEQEDGVVTYNTYFFHGSSGSPVFDALGRVFGLHTAGMTYNTQQTSCNVMEYAHSLEDVLESFVGRLREDGSKAKLLGQVENVALKNLFLYERFFRPQSSDDETLPMESEQSEFMD; encoded by the exons ATGGCACAGAAGAAAAATCAGGAACATCTTAAGGACAAGTTCAAGGCATTGGACCTTCAG GGGAAAGAGTCCAACTGCTTTAAATACCAATATGGCAAAGAAAAATCAACACATGAAATCTACTGTCCGACTCCTTGCACCGTGTTAGAGGGACTCAGTGAAACAATGACATCTCACACCCCAAAAAATGAAGAACTTGTTATTAAGAGACAGGGTTTAAAGAATGCAATGATAGCAACACATTTCCCAAGCCATCTGATTGACAAGGGGGAGACGCTCAAGATAGAGACAGTTTCCAAGACCGAGGAGACTGCTGCTGAAACCCGTCCGCAGATTCATCCAAAGGAAAAGTACGTCACATTCCTCATCGATACAGAAGGTGGCAAAAACGCATTAAGCAAACAGCTGCTGAAGAATCCAAAGCTTAAAAAACACGGCCCCTTCTGCGTTTACGGACTGAGGGGGGAGAAACTGAGGGAGGCGTTGACTAGAGATGGCCGCTTTATGGCCATTGTGATGACGGAAAAGTGCAAACTTATGGACAAAGATAATGTTTCCATCTTGACAAGGCAACTGGTGGACCGTCTGGATGGCCGACACTTCCAGATCACCCTGGACAGGAAGAAGAATGAAGGAAACAACGGGGATGGTTCTTCTGAAAACCCCAGAATGATGTCAGTACAAGAGACCTCTCAATGCAATGGACCAGATGAGGAGAACACAGATGATGATTTACTCAAACTTCAGATGTGTCTGAAAAATGAGGATTTTGGCAAGGTCAGTCAGTCATTTTCAGAAGTTTTCAGGCTGCAAAACTTGATCAACTTTGGCAAATCAGTATGCAAAATTGATGTTGGTGGGGCAGCGTGTGGTACTGGTTTTGTGCTGTTTCACAACTACGTCTTGACCAATGCACATTTGTTTGAAAACCCATGTGCACGGTCTAAAATGCAATTGTCTGTTGAAGTGAAATGTATCTTCAACTATGTACGTCCAACTGGAGAAGATGTGTTTGAGATTCATGCTAAAAAAGAGCTCATAGACCACCAGCACAATCCAGATCCGTGTAAACGTGCTCTGGACTACGCCATACTGGAGCTCGACCTGGAGACCCTGAAGCCCAATGATAGGAAGCTTCCACCAGGTCTTCTCTGTAAATACGGCCCAGTtccagagagaggtgaggcctGTCTCGTCGGACACCCCTATGGAGGGGTGCAACGACTGGATCCCACATGCATCATTCCTCGGGAGAACAGAGAAAAGTCTATAGAGTCTGTATTGATGATCAAAGTGAATAAGGATGAACAGGAGGATGGAGTTGTGACTTACAACACCTACTTCTTTCATGGTTCATCTGGCTCCCCGGTATTTGATGCTTTAGGTAGGGTGTTCGGCTTGCACACAGCCGGCATGACATACAACACTCAGCAAACCAGCTGCAATGTCATGGAGTATGCCCACTCCTTGGAAGACGTCCTGGAGAGCTTTGTGGGGCGTTTGAGGGAAGACGGTAGCAAGGCAAAGCTTTTGGGTCAAGTAGAGAACGTGGCGCTAAAAAACTTGTTTCTCTATGAGCGCTTTTTCAGGCCTCAATCCTCGGATGATGAAACTTTACCAATGGAATCTGAGCAGTCTGAATTCATGGACTGA